In Thermoplasma sp. Kam2015, the DNA window TCTGTGGATATCGGTAAGGAGAACAACCAGAACTTTGTGCAGATACCTTTCAATATGCTCATACAGCAGATTAAATACAAAGCAGAAGAGAAAGGGATCAATGTCATGATACA includes these proteins:
- a CDS encoding IS200/IS605 family accessory protein TnpB-related protein; this translates as RKIKDIMHKLSRSIVEYALSRKIDTIVIGHNDGWKQSVDIGKENNQNFVQIPFNMLIQQIKYKAEEKGINVMI